ACGCAAACATCGCCGCGAGCAGGCCTTTCTGACGCCTCCACTTCTGCGAGAAACAGCATCGGGCAAAAGGCAAAGTTTGCCAGTTCCGCAGAACGGCCAACCGAACCGACACTCCCATTGCCAGTGGAACCGGCAACACCGCGCAAGCGATATTGGATCGTCCAACCGTAAGGCATTGGGCTAACAGGATAGCGAAAACCGCCATGACTTTCCGCTTTTCGGAAGTCTTCATGACCGTTTCCGAAACTCTTGGCGTTTTTTTGCTACGACAATACCATACGACAATACCAAACGTTGACGGGTTTTCAGGAAGAGCCTAGTGGAACCGGCGGTCGCCCCAAAGTTGATCTCGGTTTGGAGGAACGAAACCGGGATTGTTCGGGTTTTGGTAGAGCAGTTGTTCGATCCATGCTTCACCGGAGTTGCCGTCGATCGGCGATTGCGATAGGGAATTGAGCGGGAGAGACTCGTACGATAGCGACTCGAAGTGCCAATCGGAGGAATCGGGACAAAGGTGATCGAGAGAGGGCCAAGGATCAAACGGAGCACGTCCAATCGCTTCCTGTAGTTTCGACGAATTCATCGCCACGTCACCTGCTCGCGGCGGCATCGGTCCTGCTTCGATTCTCGGCACGCCCTTGAGCAATCTGGCATCGTAGCCACCGACTCGATTGACGACTTGCGCGATTTCAAACAGACTCATCTTTCGCGGCCCTCCCGCATGAAACAGCCCATGAATCGGCTCACGCAAAATGTGGGCGAACAATTCGTTCATGCAGTCAGTGTAAGTCGGCGTGCGGAATTCGTCGACAAACAGCGTCGCTGGTTTGCCCTGTTTAAATCGAGATGCAATCCAATCAATCGCCCCGGCGTGCGCATTGAAGCTGATTCCCATCGGCAACGAAATACGCAGCACACAGGCATCGGGGCGATGGTTGAGCACGAGCCTTTCGGCTTCGACCATTTTCGCG
Above is a window of Novipirellula aureliae DNA encoding:
- a CDS encoding SDR family oxidoreductase, with protein sequence MTRATDQPQPPRLPLLVTGISGVPGYNAFHYFRNLYGDQVFGMRQNSMWPLSGDGILGCDAEDRRQVSEIWDQYEFKTLLNFAGCCRLKSCEMDPEMAHRVNVMGTENMIAEATRRDAAIIHLSVDLVFGGRDGGDYCEEDQPDPVTVYGAKMVEAERLVLNHRPDACVLRISLPMGISFNAHAGAIDWIASRFKQGKPATLFVDEFRTPTYTDCMNELFAHILREPIHGLFHAGGPRKMSLFEIAQVVNRVGGYDARLLKGVPRIEAGPMPPRAGDVAMNSSKLQEAIGRAPFDPWPSLDHLCPDSSDWHFESLSYESLPLNSLSQSPIDGNSGEAWIEQLLYQNPNNPGFVPPNRDQLWGDRRFH